From the Kitasatospora atroaurantiaca genome, the window TCACACCCGGGCGGGAGCAGATGATCCGGGACGCCCTGTTCGACGCCCGCGACCGGCTGACGCTGGCCACCCGACACCTCTGACATTCCGTCACATCCCGGCCGGGCCCCGCACCTTGTGGTGCGGGGCCCGGCCGTTTCCGGTCCGGCGCCACCCATTGACAGGGTCGCGCAGCCCTCTCTAGTGTCCGGCCATGGATGCGACTGCCGTTCACATCGATGAACGGCTTGTCGGAGCGTATCGCCCGCGCATTCCCCACCCGCCGTTCCACGAGGAGCCCTGCCATGCGCATCCCCCGCGCCGTCCGCCTCGCCGGACCGCTGCTCACCACCACGGCGCTCTGCGCCACCTTCGCCGCCGGCCCGGCCCGGGCCGCCGACCTCGGCCATACCGCTCTCGCCGCCAAGGACGGCTGGGGCTCCGCCACCACCGGCACCTCCGGCGGCGCCAAGGCCGACGCCACCCACACGGTGACCGTGAAGACCCGGGCCCAGCTGGTCGCCGCGCTTGGCGGCAAGAACTCTTCGAACGGCGGCAACGCCACCGCGAAGATCATCTACGTCTCCGGGACGATCGACCTCAACACCGACGACGCGGGCAACCACCTCAGCTGCTCCGCCTACACCACCGGCGGCTACACGCTGGCCAAGTACCTCGCCGCGTACGACCCCTCGGTCTGGGGCACCTCCAAGGTGCCGTCCGGCACCCAGGAGACCGCCCGCGCCGCCTCGCAGAAGCTCCAGGCCGACAAGGTGCAGATCAACGTCGGCGCCAACACCACCATCGTCGGCGTCAACGGCGGAAGGCTGCTCGGCGGCGGCCTGCAGGTGAAGAACGTCGACAACGTGATCATCCGCAACCTGACCTTCGAGGACGCCGCCGACTGCTTCCCCCAGTGGGACCCGACCGACGGCTCCAGCGGCAACTGGAACTCGATGTACGACAGCGTCACGCTCTACAACGCCACGCACATCTGGGTCGACCACAACACCTTCACCGACGGCTCGAACCCCGACTCCAACCAGCCGCTGTACTTCAAGCGGCCGTACCAGGTGCACGACGGCGAGCTGGACATCGTCAAGGGCGCCGACTACGTCACCGCGTCCTGGAACGCCTTCAAGGACCACGACAAGACCAACCTCGTCGGCAACAGCGACAGTTCGACCGTCGACTCGGGCCACCTGCGGGTCACCTTCCACCACAACCTGTGGCAGAACACCGTCGAGCGCTCACCCCGGGTGCGGTTCGGCCAGGTGGACGTCTACAACAACTACTTCGTCCCCAAGTCCGGCGACTACAGCTACAGCATCGGCGTCGGCAAGTCCTCGCAGATCATCGCGCAGAACAACTACTTCAAGCTGCCGTCCGGCACCGCCGCGTCGAAGGTGCTCTACAACTGGGGAGGCACCGCGCTGACCGCGAGCGGCAACTCGGTCAACGGGACCACCACCGACCTGATCTCCGCCTGGAACACCGCCAACTCCAGCAAGAAGCTCGGCACCAGCGCCGGTTGGACGCCCACCCTGCGGACGGCCGTTGACGCCGCCTCCGCCGTCCCCGGCCTGGTGACCGCCTCGGCCGGCTCCGGCCACCTCTGAGCCACCCCTCCCCCGGCCTCCGGCGCGCCCCCAACGCGCCGGGGCCCACCCCCGACCGGAGCCGCTGCCCATGCCCACACGTCGCACCGTCCTGCTCGCCTCCGCCGCCGCCCTGCTCAGCGCCGGCCTCGCCACCCCGGCGGCCGCCGCACCCGCCAAGTGGGGCGCGTACGGCTCGCCCGTCGCCCGCCTCAACTCCCGCACCCTGTACGTCGACCCGGCCGGCGGCGGCGACCACACCACCGTGCAGGCCGCCGTCTCCGCCACCCCGACCGGCACCACGCCCGGCACCGGCTGGACGATCGTGCTGGCCGCCGGCACCTACCGCGAGGTCGTCGTCGTCCCGCTCTCCCGCCCGTACCTGACCCTGCTCGGCGGCACCGGCAAGGCCGCCGACGTCGTGGTGGTGTACGACAACGCGGCCGGCACCGCCAAGCCCGGCGGCGGTACCTACGGCACCACCGGCAGCGCCACGGTGACCCTGCAGGCCGACGGCTTCACCGCACGCGACATCACCTTCGCCAACGACTGGCTGCGCGCCGACCACCCGGGCGTGACGGGCACCCAGGCGGTAGCGGTGAAGGTGATGGGCGACCGGTCGGCCTTCTACCGCTGCCGGTTCCTGGGGCACCAGGACACCCTCTACGCCGACTCGCTCGGCCTCTCCGTCTTCGCCCGGCAGTACTACCAGAAGTGCTACATCGAGGGCGACGTCGACTTCGTCTTCGGACGGGCCACCGCCGTCTTCGACCACTGCGAGCTGCGGACGCTGAACCGGGCCGACATCGCCTTCACCCCGCAGGGCTTCGTCTTCGCCCCCAGCACCGCGCGGGCCAACCCGCGCGGCTACCTGATCACCCAGTGCACCTTCACCAGTACCGCCCCCGTCGGCGCATACTGCCTGGCCCGCCCATGGGTCCCCGGCAGCGACACCACCGCTTGGCCGATGCTGACCATCCGTCAGAGCGTCATCGAGGCCGGGATCAACGCCGCCGCGCCGTACGCCAACATGTCGTCGAGCTACCCGTGGCAGAGTCAGCGCTTCGCCGAGTACGCCAACTCGGGGCCCGGTGCGGTGATCACCGTGCCGGCCAACCGCCCTCGGCTGACGAAGAGCCAGGCCGCCCTCCACACCCGCGAGACGTACCTGCTCGGCAGCGACAACTGGCGACCCTGGAGCTGAGAATGACGAACATCTCCCGCCGCGCGCTCGCCCGCGCCGCTGCGGTAGCGCCCCTGATCGCCGCGCTCGGGACGTCGAAGGCCTCCGCCGCACCCCGAGTCGCCACGGTGTACGTGGCGGGCGACTCCACCGCCTCCGTCTACCACTCCACCGAGGCACCCAGGGCCGGTTGGGGTCAGGCACTGCCGGTCTTCGCGACGCCTCGACTGGCCGTCGACGACCGGGCGTTGTCCGGGGCGAGCTCGAAGAGCTTCTACGACCTCGGCCTGCTCGACGGCATCCTGGCCGACATCCGGCCCGGCGACCGGCTGCTGGTCTCCTTCGGCCACAACGACGAGAAGGTCACCGACCCGGCCCGCGGCACCGACCCCTACACCACCTACCAGGACTACCTGCGGCGCTACCTGGACGGCGCACGGCAGCGGGGCGCTCTGCCCGTGCTGGTCACCTCCGTCGAACGCCGGCGCTTCGACGCGCAGGGCCGTGCGTACGCCTCGCACGGGCTGTATCCGCAGGCCATGCGGGACTTGGCGGCACGGGAGAAGGTACCGCTGATCGACCTTCAGGCGCTCAGCCTCTCCCGCTGGGAGCAGCTGGGGGCGGAGGCCACCAAGCTGTACTTCCTCTGGCTGGCCGCCGGGCTGAGCCCCAACTACCCCACGGGAGCGGCCGACAACACGCACTTCCAGGCCCACGGAGCGATCGAGGTCGCCAGGCTGGTCGCCCAGGAGCTGCACCGGCAGCGGCTACTGCCGCCGGGCAGTCTTCGTCGCCTGGACGATGCCGTCGCGGACGACCGACTCCACTGGCCGTCTTCGAGCTGAGCAACAGCCGGCCGTGCCGGGCGACGTGAAGTGGCGCGATGACCGGCCGGTCATCGCGCCACTTCACGTCCTTCGTACGTCAGCCCCTCAGTGCGGCCGCGACGGCCGACAGGTCCGCGTCCGAGGCGAGGCCCGCGTGGTAGAGCCGGAGCTCGTCCGCGCCGGGCACAGCTGCCAGGGCTGCGGGGCTCCCGCCCATCCCGGCGACGATGCCCAGGTTGGCCGCGAGGGTGGTCCCCGGGCGGCGGTGCGGGGTGGCTGCCGGGAGGGTGGCGGACGGGTTCGGCAGCACCAGGCCGTCGGCGAGCCCGAGCAGCCAGTCGGCCTCGACGCCCGGGTTGGGGCCGCAGCGGTACGGGGCCGGGTCCGCGTGCAGCAGAATGCGGAAGTCGGCGTCGGCGGCTGCGCGGACGGCTTCGATCACGGTCCGCTGGAACCGCCGCGCTGCCGCCGTCCGGTGAGCAAGGGCCTCCTCGGCGAGGTCGGCGCCGAGCAGCCTCTCGATCCGCTCCCACTCGCTCGCGCCCTCGGGCTCCTCGGCGCCGCGCCACAGCGGCTCGAGCCCGGCCAGGACGGCCCCTCGCAGCGCGTCAGGGCGGGCGTATCCGCTTCGGCATGCCGCACAGAAGCAGAGTGACATCAGGAACTGCCCAGCCGGGCCGAGTCGGACGCCGGCGATCTTGTCGTGCGCGTGCAGGTGCGCCAGTCCGTACCAGCCGCAGGACTCCAGCTCGACGCCGCTCGCGCCGGGCCGCGCGGCGGCCTCGGCTGCGAGGTCCGCGCAGTAGTCGACCACCTCCTGCTGCGCGATGCACGGCGCCCAGGGGTAGTTCTCGCCGTAGGCGTTCTCCACCGTGCAGCGTGGATTCTCCTCTCCCAGACGGGAGTTGTGCGCGAGCACCACCCAGGAGTGCACCTCAAAACCAGCCGCGAGCAGTGCGGAGGAAGCCTCGCCGAAGGGGTCCGGGCCGGGAATCCAGCCCTGGGCGTACGGGCGCAGCCGTCTGCCCCGCCAGCGGGTCGAGGAGGTGGGGAAGTAGACGGCGGAGTGCCGCGCGGTCACGATCCGGCGGGAGGGGTGGCGAGGCGTCAGGGCACGGGTCGAGTGGTACGCCGAAGCCAGGGTGACCTGCTGGACGCCCAGTTCGGCGAGCCGGCGCGGGGCGTCCGGGTCACCCACGACGTCCCAGGGGTAGAGGAAAGCGGCAGTCCGCACGGCAACTCCAGGAGAGGCGGGGGTGCCCGGCCGGAGCCGGACACCCGGAGGGTTCAGAGCAGGGTGCGGCCGTGCTTGACCAGTGCGGCGAGCTGCTCGACGTGCTCGTCGGCGGGCTCGGTGAGCGGCGAGCGGACCGGGCCGACATCGAGCCCGTCCAGTCGGACGCCGGCCTTGACCAGCGAGACCGCGTAGCCGCGCCCCCGGTTGCGCAGTTCGACCAGCGGCCCGAAGAAGCCGTCCAGGAGCCGGTTGACGGTGTCGTCGTCCCCGTTGTTCAGCGCCTTGTGGAAGGCGAGCGCGAGGTCCGGCGCGAAGCAGAAGACTGCGGAGGAGTAGAGGGTGACGCCGATGCCCCGGTAGGCGAGGCCGGTGAGCTCGGCGGTGGGCAGGCCGTTGAAGTAGCGGAACGGCCGGTCGGGGTGGGCGGCGCGTACGGCGCTGACGATGCGCTGCATCCGGTCGAGGTCGCCGATGCCGTCCTTGAAGCCCACGATGTTGTCCAGCTCGGCGAGTTGGACCACGGTGGCCGGGTCGAGCACGGCGTTGTCGCGCGCGTACACGATGATCTCCAGCTCGGTGGCCTCGGCGAGTGCGGTGTAGTGCCGCAGCAGGCCCTCCTGGGAGGGCGTGATCAGGTACGGCGGCAGGGCGAGGACGCCGTCCGCGCCGGCCCGTTCGGCGCGCCGCAGGAACTCCAGGGCGAGGGCGGTGCCGTGGCCGACACCGGCCACAACCGGTACCGCACCAGCGGTTTCCTCGACCGCGGCGGCGATGACAGCCTCGTACTCGTCGAGCCCGAGCGCGTGGTACTCGCCGGTGCCGCAGGCGGCGAAGACGGCGGCGGCACCGTTGTCGAGGCGGGCGCGGACGTGCGCCCGGAACGTGTCGATGTCCACGCCACCGTCGGCGGCGAAGGCGGTGACGGGGAAGAAGAGGAGACCGTCGAGGCGGTCGGCGATGGGAGTGGCGGTATCGGGCATGGCGGGTCGCTCTCCAATGGGGGCGGTGGAACGGGTCGACAGCGTTATACATCATCATGACCCAAGTCCACATCTGTGAACACCGGGCTTCGCAAGCGACTCGAAATGGGATGTTTTCCCAGCCGCTGCAAGGGGTTGACGCCAAGTCATGGCAAACCTAGGGTGTCCAAGCATGTGAACAGCGTCCATGAGCGTGTCGCCGTGGACGCTCGCGGATTCCCACCCTTCATGCCCCTGACCCGGCCTCCGGGAAGAGAGGAGGCGAGCTCAGCCGTGGCTCTCGCCGTCCCGAACCACAACCGCGGCCCCCGGCTGCGCCGGGCGTTGGCGCCTTACGCGCTCATAGCCCCGACGATCCTGCTGCTCGCGACCTTCCTCGTCTTCCCGGTCGGCAGCGTCGTCTACTACGCGCTGCAGCACCATGTGGTGAACGAGCCGTACGACGACGCCTTCGTCGGCCTCGACAACTTCAGCAGGATGTTCGGCGACAGCCAGTTCTGGGGCAGCCTGGCCTTCTCGGCCAAGTGGGTCGCCACCGAGGTGGCGCTGCAGCTGCTGCTGGGTCTGGCGCTCGCGCTGATCGTCAACGAGACCTTCGTCGGCCGGGCGGTGGCCCGGGCCCTGGTCTTCTCGCCGTGGGCCGTCTCCGGCGTACTGACCACCAGCATCTGGATGCTGCTCTACAACCCGGCCACCGGGGTCTTCCACTACCTCTCCGAGGTCGGCATCGGCAGCCAGGGCACCTCGGTGCTCGGCAATCCCGACACCGTCTTCGGCGCCGCGGTGGTCGCCGAACTCTGGCGCGGCGTGCCCTTCTTCGCCATCCTCATCCTGGCCGACCTGCAGTCCGTCCCCAGGGAGCTGTACGAGGCGGCCTCGATGGACGGCGCCGGTCGCGTCCGCAGCTTCTTCCATGTCACACTCCCCCACCTGCGGGACGCCATCGTGCTGGCGACACTGCTGCGCTCGGTCTGGGAGTTCAACAACGTCGACCTGCTCTACACCCTGACCAACGGCGGCCCGGCCGGCGCGACCACCAGCCTCCCGCTGTACGTGGCCCAACTCGCCCGCAAGTCCTACGACTTCGGGTACGGATCGGCACTCACCACGGCGGCCTTCGTGATCCTGCTGTTCTGCTCGATCCTCTACCTGCGGCTCAGCAAGTTCGGTGGCGAGAAGTGACGACCTCCACCATCACCATCGCAACGCCCCGAACGGCCCGGCCGAAGGCCACCCCCCGCCAGGGCCGCGTGCTGCGGCTCTTCCTGCCGCTGGCTCTCTATCTGGTCTTCACCGTGGTGCCGTTCTACTGGATGCTGCTCTTCGCTCTCCGCCCGGCCGGCTCCACCTCTCTGCTGCCCTGGCCGCTCACCTTCGAGCATTTCGACACCGTCTGGAACGGGATGGGCTTCCAGGTCTTCTTCCGGAACAGCGTCTGGATCGCCCTGCTCACCCTCGTCTTCGTCACCTTCTTCGCGCTGATGGGCGGTTACGCGCTGGCCCGGTTCCGGTTCCGGGGACAGAAGGCCTTCATGCTGGCGCTGCTCTGCACCCAGTTCGTACCGGGCGCGATGATGCTGATCCCGCTGTTCAACATCTTCCAGACCTTCGACCTGATCAACTCCCGGTGGAGCCTGATCATCGCCGAGACCACCTTCCAGCTCCCGCTCGCCATGATCCTGATGAGCGGCTTCGTGAGGAACGTCCCGGTCGAGCTGGAGGAGTCCGCGATGGTGGACGGCTGCGGGCGGATCCGCGCCTTCCTCGCCGTCGTGCTGCCGCTACTGCGGCCCGGGATCGTGGCCGTGGGCTCGTTCGCCTTCATCGGCAGCTGGAACAACTTCCTCTTCGCCCTGATGTTCCTCAACGACCCCGAGCTGCAGACCGTCCCGGTCGGGCTGCAGACCACCATCGGCGAGAACACCGTCGACTTCGGCGCGCTGGCCGCCGGTGGGGTGGTCGCCGCCGTCCCGGTGGTGCTGGTCTTCGCGTTCGTCCAGAAGTACCTCGTCCAAGGCATGAGCGCCGGCGCCGTCAAGGGCTGAGCGCACCTTCCCCCGCACACAGACAGGACCCCACCCATGTCCCGCACTCTGCGCACCGCCGCCGCCACCCTCGCCGCCCTGGGTCTCCTGACCGCCTGCGGCTCCTCCGGCTCCTCCGCCGACGCCGGGGGCAAGAGCACCATCACGTTCTGGGACAACAACGCCGGACCGGCGAGAACGCCGCTCTTCCAGCACCTGATCGACGAGTTCGAGAAGGCCAACCCGAACATCACCGTCAAGTACGTCGGCGTCACCAGCTCCGAGGTCGCCGAGAAGTACAACACCGCCATAGCCTCCAACAGCACCCCGGACGTCGGCGGCGTGACCACCGCGCTGCTCGCCTCCCTCACCGCGCAGAAGGCGCTCGCCCCGCTCGACGAGCGCTATGCCAAGAGCCCGCTGAACGGCAAGATCTCCGCGAACTTCCTCGCCACCTCGAAGAGTGCGAGCGGCGGCAAGGGGCTCTTCCAACTGCCGTCCTCCGGCAACCAGGATGTGCTCTGGTACCGCACCGACAAGTTCAAGGCGGCCAACCTCACCGCGCCGAAGACCTGGGACGAGCTCTTCGCCGATGCCGCCAAGCTCACCGACAAGAGCAAGAACCAGTACGGCTTCACCATCCGCGGCGGCTCCGGCTCGGTCTTCCAGGTGCTCTCCGAGGCCTACGCCTACTCCGGCATCAGCAGCATGTTCGACGCCAACGGCAGGTCCACGGTGGACGATCCGAAGAACGTCGAGCTGATCGAGAAGATCGTCGCCCAGTACAAGAACACCACCCCCGAGGCCGACGTCTCCAACGCCTACCCGCAGATGCTGGCCCAGTTCCAGGCCAACCAGACGCTGATGGTGCACCACAACCTGGGCTCCACCAAGGACGTCGGCACCGCCCTCGGCGACAAGGTGGCCGGCACCCTGCTGCCCGCCGGGCCGAGCGGCAGCGCGGTGCTGGCCAACCCGGTGGACGGCTTTGGGCTGTTCAAGAACAGCAAGCACCAGGACGCCGCCTGGAAGTTCATCGAGTTCCTGGACTCGCACGAGTCCAACAGCTACTGGAACCAGAACGTCGGCCAGATCCCCGCCAACACCGAGGCGTGCGCCGACGAGTGGTACACCAAGTCCGGAATCACCAAGCAGGCCGGCGACCTGCTCAACGCCGCCGGCACCAAGCTCGTCCAGCCGCCGGTGTACCTCCCGCAGTACTCGAAGATCACCAAGACCGACGCCGAGCCCAACTTCCAGAAGGTGCTGCTCGGCAAGCTCTCGGCCGCCGATTTCGCCAAGGGCGTCGCGGACGCCTTCACCAAGGCCCAGTCCGACTACAAGGCCAAGAACGGCTGATCCGCGATGACTTCGACCATCGAGCACATCGAGGTGGCGGTCTTCACCACCGTCGCGAAGACCGCCGTCGACGCCCACGGCCACCGCCACCCCTCGCCGGCCCACGAGGTGTGCGAGGCCCTGCTCACCATCACCGACACCGATGGGGCGTCGGGCCGCGTCCTCGTCCAGCCGGACCATCTGCGGCCCACCGTCCTGGACAAGTACATCCGCCCTGCCCTGCTCGGCCAGGACCCGCTGGACCGCGAGCGCCTGTGGACCTCCCTGGCCCGCAAGCAGCGCGGCGCCCACGGCGGGCTCACCGACCGGGCACTCGGCTTCGTCGACCTCGCCCTCTGGGATCTCGCCGGACACCGCCTCGGTCTGCCGGTGTGGAAGCTGCTCGGTGGAGCCCGCGATGCGGTCCCCGCCTACGCCTCCACCATGTGCGGGGACGAGACACCTGGCGGACTCGCCACGCCGGCCGACTTCGCGGCCTTCGCCGTGCACCTGGTCGAACGCGGCTACCGGGCGATCAAACTGCACACCTGGATGCCCCCGGTGGCCGGCGCGCCCTCGGTGGCGCTGGACATCGCGGCCTGCACCGCCGTCCGCGAGGCGGTCGGGCCCGGCGTGGAACTCATGCTGGACGCCAACCACTGGTACTCCCGTACCGAGGCGCTCAAGCTCGGCCGGGCACTCCAGGAGCTGGACTACTACTGGTTCGAGGAGCCCATGGAGGAGGCCTCGATCTCCTCGTACCGCTGGCTGGCCGAGCAGCTCGACATCCCGGTGATCGGCCCGGAGACCTCCTGGGGCAAGAACTTCACCCGGGCCGAGTGGGTGACCGCCGGCGCCTGCGACATCCTACGCACCGGCACCACCGACGTCGGCGGCATCACCGCGGCGGTACGCACGCTGCACCTCGCCGAGGCCTTCAACATCGACTGCGAGGTGCACGGCAACGGCTCCGGCAACCTCTCCCTGCTCGGCGCCACCACCAACGGCCGGTGGTACGAACGAGGCCTTCTGCACCCGCACTTCGACTTCGACGAGGTGCCCCCGCACCTGAACTCCATCGTCGACGCCATCGACGACGAGGGCATCGTCCGGCTGCCCCAGCGGCCCGGACTCGGCGACGACTTCGACCTTGACTACATCAAGGCCAGTACCATAAATAGGAATTGATGATGACACAGACGATCCTGCTGACCGGCGCAGCCGGCGGCATCGGTACCTTCCTGCGCACCCAACTTCCGCCGTACGGCTACCGGCTGCGGCTCGCCGACGTCAAGCCCGTCCCCGACGCCCCCGACTCGCTCGCCTTCGACCTCCGCGACGCCGCCGCCGTCCGCGAGGCCGTACGGGGTGTGGACGCCGTCGTCCACCTCGGCGGCATCGCGCTCGAGGACTCCTTCGCCAACATCCTCGGCAGCAACATCGAAGGCGCCTACAACCTCTACGAGGCCGTCCGCCAGGAGGGCGTGAAGCGCGTCGTCTTCGCCAGCAGCAACCACGCCGTGGGCTTCACCCCGCTCACCGGCGAAGGCCTGATCGGCAGCGACATCCCGCCGCGCCCGGACACCTACTACGGCCTCTCCAAGGTCTTCGGCGAGGGCCTCGCCTCGCTCTACGCCGACAAGTACGGCGTGGAGACGGTGTCGATCCGGATCGGCTCCTGCTTCCCCGAGCCGCGCTCGCCGCGGGCGCTGGCCACCTGGCTCAGCCCCGCCGACTGCACCCGCCTGATCCACGCCGCCCTCACCGCACCCGGCGTCGGCCACACCGTCGTCAACGGCATCAGCGCCAACACCCGTGCCTGGTGGGACCTCTCGTCCGCCCGCGCGCTCGGCTACGAGCCGCAGGACGACGCCGAGGCGTACGCAGCGGAGATCCTCGCCGAGCACGGCGAGCTGGACCCGGCGCACGCCGACGCCCGGCTGCTCGGCGGCTACTTCACCACCGTCGAGCCGCCGGTCTAGTCCCTGTCTGACAATTCGCGTCGCGCCCGGCGGGAATTGTCAGACAGGTCCTAACCGAGCGGGGTGGGCCCTGCGCCCACCCCGCACCGCTCACCGGCTCCCGACCGCCTGCTTGACCAGCGTCCGCCCGAAGTCCCACATCAGACCGCTGCCCTGGTGGGCGTCGTCCATCACCTCGGTGAAGGCGTCCATGAAGCGGTCCACCTCACGCTCGGTGATGATCAGCGGCGGGATCAGCTTGATGACCTCCAGGTGGTCCCCGGACACCTGGGTGAGGATCCGGTGCCGCTGCAGCAGCGGCACCACCACCATCTGCGCGAACAGCCCCTTCCGGGCCGTCTGCAGCGCCGCCCAGCCGGTGCGCAGCTTCAGTGACCTGGGCCGGCCGAACTCGATGCCGATCATCAGCCCGCGCCCGCGCACGTCGGCCAGCAGCTCGTACCGGTCGACCAGCGCCGTCAGCCGCTCCCGGAGCAACCCGCCGACCCGGTGGGCGTTCTCGACCACCTTCTCGTCCCGCATCACATGCAGGGTCGCCAGCCCGGCCGCCATGGCCTGCGCGTTGGAGCCGAAGCTGGCGGAGTGCACCAGCACCCGGTCCATCGAGGAGTACACCTTCTCGAAGATCCAGCTCTTGCCGAGCGTGGCGCCGATCGGCACGTACCCGCCGGATAGTGCCTTCGCCGCGCAGACCAGGTCCGGCAGGACGCCCTCCTCGTGCTGGTACGCGAAGAACTCGCCGGTCCGGCCGATCCCGGTCTGCACCTCGTCGCAGATCAGCAGCGCCTTGTGCTCGTGGAGCAGCTGTTGGGCCGCTGCCAGCCAGCCGGGCGGCGTGGCCTGAACGCCCTTGCCCTGGATCGGCTCGACGATCAGCGCCGCCACATCGCCCTTCTTCAACTCCCGGGCCAGCGCCCCGAGATCGCCGAGCGGGATGGCGGTGTCGGGCAGCAGCGGGTCGAATCCCTTGCGGAATCCGTTCTCGCCGTTGACCGAGAGGGAGCCGGTGGTGAGGCCGTGGAAGGCGTGGTCGCAGTAGAGCACCCGCGGCCGACCGGTGGCGTACCGGGCGAACTTGAGCGCGGTCTCGACCGCCTCGGTGCCGCTGTTCCCGAAGAAGACCCGGTCCAACCCCGGCGCGTACGACAGGAGTTGCTCGGCGAGCAGGCCGGGCAGCGGCGGACAGTCGAAGCGGGTCAGGTCGGGCAGGCCCAGGTCCATCACCTGCTGAACGGCCTCGCGGACCACCGGGTGGTGCCGGCCGAGCGCGAAGATGCCGAAGCCCGCGAGCATGTCGAGGTACTCGTTCCCCTCGGCGTCGTAGAAGTACGGCCCCTCCGCCCGCTCGTAGTACTTGTCGAACCCGATGGTGTGCAGCATCCGGGGCAGCTGCGGGTTGAGATAGCGGGCGTGCAACTCGTAACGCTCTGCGCCGCGTTCGGCGATCAACGCGGACAGGTCGAAACCGTGGTCAGCCGGCATGGTGCTGATTCGCTCCTCGGATCGGTAGGAGTTGCTTGGCGAAGACGGCGGCCTGAGCGGCGACACCGGTGCCGGTGAGGCCGATCTCCTCCAGGATCTCGCCGCGCGAGGCGTGGGTGAGGAAGTGCTGCGGGATGCCCAGGTCGCGCAGCGGGGTGTCGACCTCCGCGTCGCGCATGGCCTGTGCGATGGCGGCGCCGACGCCGCCGACCCGGCCGTTGTCCTCGACGGTGACCACCAGGCGGTGGGCGGCCGCCAGCTCGACCAGCGCCGGGTCGACCGGCTTGACCCAGCGCGGGTCGACCACCGTGGCCGTGAAGCCCTCGGCGAGCAGCAGGGCTGCGGCATCCAGGCAGGCCGGGGCCATGGCGCCGACGGCGACCAGCAGGATCTCCGGCTCCGGCCCGGTGCGCTGCAGCACGTCGACCCCGCCGATCCGGTCGAGGGCGGGGACCACGGGCCCGAGATCACCCTTCGGGAACCGCACCACCGTCGGCGCGTCCCGCACCTCGACCGCCTCGCGCAGCTGGGCGCGCAGCTGCTCGGCGTCGCGGGGCGCGGCGAGCCGCAGGCCAGGGACGACCTGCAGGATCGACATGTCCCACATGCCGTTGTGCGAGGCGCCGTCGTTCCCGGTGACGCCGGCCCGGTCCAGCACGAAGGTGACGCCGAGGCGGTGCAGGGCGACATCCATCAGCACCTGGTCGAAGGCCCGGTTGAGGAAGGTGGCGTACACCGCGACGACCGGGTGCAGCCCGCCCGTCGCCAGCCCGGCCGCGCTGGCGACCGCGTGCTGCTCGGCGATGCCGACGTCGAAGATCCGGCCGGGGTAGGCCTGCGCGAACTTGGCCAGCCCGACGGGCTGCAGCATCGCGGCGGTGATCGCGACCACGTCGGGCCGCTCCGCACCGAGCTCCACCATCTCCGCGCCGAACGCGGAGGTCCAGGAGGACCCGGCCGACGGCGAGATCGGCAGGCAGGTGTACGGGTCCATGGCGTTCACCGCGTGGAAGCGGTCGGCCTCGTCCTGCTCGGCGGGCCGGTAGCCGCGGCCCTTGACGGTGAGGCAGTGCACGATGACCGGGCCGCCGAAGTGCCTGGCCTGGCGCAGCGCCTGCTCCACCGCGCCGATGTCGTGTCCGTCGATCGGCCCGAGGTACTTGAGCCCGAGGTCCTCGAACATGCCCTGCGGCGCGAAGGCGTCCTTGAAGCCCTTCTTGGCGCCGTGCAGCGCATCGAAGATCGGCTGGCCGACCAGCGGCGTCCGCTGCAGCGCACCCTTGCCCAGTGCGAGGAAGCGCTCGTAGCCCTGGGTGGTGCGCA encodes:
- a CDS encoding carbohydrate ABC transporter permease, which gives rise to MTTSTITIATPRTARPKATPRQGRVLRLFLPLALYLVFTVVPFYWMLLFALRPAGSTSLLPWPLTFEHFDTVWNGMGFQVFFRNSVWIALLTLVFVTFFALMGGYALARFRFRGQKAFMLALLCTQFVPGAMMLIPLFNIFQTFDLINSRWSLIIAETTFQLPLAMILMSGFVRNVPVELEESAMVDGCGRIRAFLAVVLPLLRPGIVAVGSFAFIGSWNNFLFALMFLNDPELQTVPVGLQTTIGENTVDFGALAAGGVVAAVPVVLVFAFVQKYLVQGMSAGAVKG
- a CDS encoding ABC transporter substrate-binding protein, producing the protein MSRTLRTAAATLAALGLLTACGSSGSSADAGGKSTITFWDNNAGPARTPLFQHLIDEFEKANPNITVKYVGVTSSEVAEKYNTAIASNSTPDVGGVTTALLASLTAQKALAPLDERYAKSPLNGKISANFLATSKSASGGKGLFQLPSSGNQDVLWYRTDKFKAANLTAPKTWDELFADAAKLTDKSKNQYGFTIRGGSGSVFQVLSEAYAYSGISSMFDANGRSTVDDPKNVELIEKIVAQYKNTTPEADVSNAYPQMLAQFQANQTLMVHHNLGSTKDVGTALGDKVAGTLLPAGPSGSAVLANPVDGFGLFKNSKHQDAAWKFIEFLDSHESNSYWNQNVGQIPANTEACADEWYTKSGITKQAGDLLNAAGTKLVQPPVYLPQYSKITKTDAEPNFQKVLLGKLSAADFAKGVADAFTKAQSDYKAKNG
- a CDS encoding enolase C-terminal domain-like protein yields the protein MTSTIEHIEVAVFTTVAKTAVDAHGHRHPSPAHEVCEALLTITDTDGASGRVLVQPDHLRPTVLDKYIRPALLGQDPLDRERLWTSLARKQRGAHGGLTDRALGFVDLALWDLAGHRLGLPVWKLLGGARDAVPAYASTMCGDETPGGLATPADFAAFAVHLVERGYRAIKLHTWMPPVAGAPSVALDIAACTAVREAVGPGVELMLDANHWYSRTEALKLGRALQELDYYWFEEPMEEASISSYRWLAEQLDIPVIGPETSWGKNFTRAEWVTAGACDILRTGTTDVGGITAAVRTLHLAEAFNIDCEVHGNGSGNLSLLGATTNGRWYERGLLHPHFDFDEVPPHLNSIVDAIDDEGIVRLPQRPGLGDDFDLDYIKASTINRN
- a CDS encoding NAD-dependent epimerase/dehydratase family protein, producing MMMTQTILLTGAAGGIGTFLRTQLPPYGYRLRLADVKPVPDAPDSLAFDLRDAAAVREAVRGVDAVVHLGGIALEDSFANILGSNIEGAYNLYEAVRQEGVKRVVFASSNHAVGFTPLTGEGLIGSDIPPRPDTYYGLSKVFGEGLASLYADKYGVETVSIRIGSCFPEPRSPRALATWLSPADCTRLIHAALTAPGVGHTVVNGISANTRAWWDLSSARALGYEPQDDAEAYAAEILAEHGELDPAHADARLLGGYFTTVEPPV
- a CDS encoding aspartate aminotransferase family protein gives rise to the protein MPADHGFDLSALIAERGAERYELHARYLNPQLPRMLHTIGFDKYYERAEGPYFYDAEGNEYLDMLAGFGIFALGRHHPVVREAVQQVMDLGLPDLTRFDCPPLPGLLAEQLLSYAPGLDRVFFGNSGTEAVETALKFARYATGRPRVLYCDHAFHGLTTGSLSVNGENGFRKGFDPLLPDTAIPLGDLGALARELKKGDVAALIVEPIQGKGVQATPPGWLAAAQQLLHEHKALLICDEVQTGIGRTGEFFAYQHEEGVLPDLVCAAKALSGGYVPIGATLGKSWIFEKVYSSMDRVLVHSASFGSNAQAMAAGLATLHVMRDEKVVENAHRVGGLLRERLTALVDRYELLADVRGRGLMIGIEFGRPRSLKLRTGWAALQTARKGLFAQMVVVPLLQRHRILTQVSGDHLEVIKLIPPLIITEREVDRFMDAFTEVMDDAHQGSGLMWDFGRTLVKQAVGSR